A region of Anopheles merus strain MAF chromosome 2R, AmerM5.1, whole genome shotgun sequence DNA encodes the following proteins:
- the LOC121591083 gene encoding rootletin isoform X2 yields the protein MKKAVSFQLNGKDCAPSLGLRHSEGGGGGGGSTLADRSKKPFSRPFNKSRLQHEPSSTTTGGGVSGTGGPPATTGRMPSSTGSSSGPPSAADTSALIRQNNELRHRLQEEANNYRRRLETYKQAQNNQAALVSRLQAKVLQYKQRCSDLEQLPPSAGSCSGGGGGGRYAGGSASREPSPGSRHLHHAHHAPSPPPSAGGGGGGGPICSDVTGGPLSLPSACPVARERARSRSRSQSPCRKYSEGSHDEIRHQLDEERRRCEKLLVENSCLRQQLEESHRTNEALTNDLQKLTNDWESLRDELLSKEDEWKEEEQAFNDYYNNEHTRLLKMWREVVQVRRMFNEMTSTTKMELGRMHLELSGTVREVSGACSGVSVNLKQSSKFEEAQQMHIERENIELKSQLSELRLQFEAAKQEIGQRDQRLQQMAQELKLLDDRYTQADSQAAQAHRMNDELERLQAALRDIAHAVVQDAETSASADMGGCGGGSAGEGGQHHLHLSQPIVSPGVAPRSPKRASGGMAGTGGSLRASQAFAEGTISAVQAALHKYQLAIHDLQVKLQTNNDALKATRKQYDSCEHARDTLSGKVSELTEKLDSANHQLSELYKERDSLQKTLDGLRSDKHTVERGKAELNSIVDSLNTDYEKLQNVNSKLQKMYDALEEEKKMIELELQRVHKDKDIQEMNLRAEEERCSRLREETITLREELNKLYLSRDLLEQQRIESDGLLNMLEKQKLELEFELDRVTGERNELHSTLEKRTNSNEHQEQEIRQLKTTVAQLDEERGKLRAQSSDQSADLASLKKELISAEQARLDLDSEKLAISERLKCLEMEKDKIEAELSCVARERNELSNQLATISRKKETIGEEVMRLRQRLEQSNEMNGRLNRSLEELVKESEEKTVTIEGHEKELQRLQEQLASLRSEKESLEAVLFDTNTSLEEAEAKKDALERENQDLLIKQESHKALIARLNKDLENAERRAQDIKIQLTNAAANQEAEFLQKLSNLRTFSEENIKKLNDEKEQIRQSLEKRMQQSLQALESAKDAEIRQLREQFETLQLHLDALNQQHEEVILRAENEKQQALLIAHRDKQAVIEKLEVTARELKNELENGDRLKREMAARQEKDRTTIGCLRDEVTKMRTKAEEARIRAEEEMNRLEVVAGSLREEKETLLKDAEELKVQLRLSEDRCDALNHQLQDTHRKLKEAENSTDATRKDLTDTRRTLADSNIERDKYANSNKELRDHVKRVEEQRRQQARTIEDALAKISSLEETRNGLEQDKVRLQTILKETETNVTKLNQELSNAQTDIQKFQTDTSQKDASEKELQARLANEGEEKERVLAELHQIKKQMADLEGTLCATRQELGRARCKANQDEHRFHQREQELCARNEEGRGREKRLEDQKHNLEVCLADATQQIQELKARLGGAEGRVRALDEQLVQLECQKKEVENKLSSIGHTLRRIAGIQMDGSVSLPYRLMSPSRRYSPARGGTGGRSEGGEHHHHDRHHHGHHHHHHGHETRSLSGENVLIDVDPEMVRKGVRSLMQQIAHIERERDDFKVQLCTARKQLQEGSDAQLRLETKINKLQQHVRAVHEDKTNLEARLAQKTSALQSTEETLRQKSDELTALREKATQLEQSLTSTTEERTHLEERLDKCRQSGARLESDKRHLQDELARTEARATKLDLQRVALEGDIQRLQMAMQEKDCTVRNQQERLENQQRSLTQLEDRCVALKSTVDQLKERLQAAAITETELRGEISGLQRHNADQSHTFALGQDKLKQLQKTLSGSENERRVLAERLDAAQHTINELRRNQQASQDSTTRLQEQLAECEVQKSTLESQLRLAKWNQETSEQLAATGGNLGGGSGGAGGNTSGDQELTRQLISSQRERNELRNKVEALNEKIRTLERDQQRPAGGKYDRSEKKSGEYDSNRIESTTYSCGLDHAQLEQEGRELRMKVRRLETLLAEKEAELARSRAKLLESPSKASSLGGGSVGADVERYRSAQVQAERLLDAREQSHRQQVTRLENQIAMLREQLAQEAKRRQQYILRSSRAGREMQQLRQTIGDSLRNVAQDPLDTSLLESEARRLDSAVSMSLPPTTSATGRGRGEYDRSLSPTFR from the exons atgaaaaaagcagtttcaTTTCag TTGAATGGTAAAGATTGTGCTCCGAGCCTAGGTTTGCGCCACTCGGAaggaggcggtggtggtggaggtagTACTTTAGCTGATCGCTCCAAGAAACCGTTCTCGAGACCGTTTAACAAGAGCCGGCTGCAGCACGAACCGTCGTCAACAACTACTGGTGGAGGTGTAAGTGGAACAGGCGGCCCGCCAGCAACAACCGGTAGGATGCCGTCCAGCACGGGAAGCAGTAGTGGGCCACCGAGTGCGGCTGACACGAGCGCACTCATTCGTCAGAACAACGAGCTGCGCCACCGGCTCCAGGAGGAGGCCAACAACTATCGGCGCCGGCTAGAAACGTACAAGCAGGCGCAAAACAACCAGGCGGCTCTGGTGAGCCGGCTACAGGCAAAGGTATTGCAGTACAAACAGCGCTGCTCGGATCTGGAACAATTGCCACCGAGTGCTGGTAGCTGttcgggtggtggtggaggtggacgCTATGCTGGAGGGTCTGCGAGTCGCGAACCTTCGCCCGGATCAAGACATCTGCATCATGCACACCATGCTCCGTCGCCGCCTCCATCGGcagggggtggtggtggtggcggtccCATCTGTTCCGATGTGACTGGAGGGCCGCTCAGCTTGCCCTCGGCATGTCCGGTAGCGCGTGAACGCGCTCGATCACGATCCCGGTCGCAGTCACCGTGCCGGAAGTATTCCGAGGGATCACACGACGAAATTCGCCATCAGCTTGACGAGGAACGACGACG TTGCGAAAAACTACTGGTCGAGAACTCCTGCCTGCGACAGCAGTTAGAGGAGTCTCATCGTACCAACGAAGCATTAACGAACGATCTCCAGAAGCTTACCAACGACTGGGAAAGCTTACGTGATGAACTGTTGAGCAAGGAAGACGAATGGAAGGAGGAAGAACAG GCTTTTAACGATTACTACAACAACGAGCACACGCGACTGCTCAAGATGTGGCGCGAGGTGGTTCAGGTACGACGGATGTTCAACGAGATGACGTCCACAACCAAGATGGAGCTGGGACGGATGCATCTCGAGCTTTCCGGTACGGTGAGAGAAGTGTCTGGCGCTTGCAGTGGCGTTTCCGTCAATCTCAAGCAATCGTCCAAATTTGAG GAGGCCCAACAAATGCACATTGAGCGTGAAAACATTGAACTCAAGTCGCAACTGTCCGAGCTGCGGCTGCAGTTCGAGGCGGCCAAGCAAGAGATTGGCCAACGGGATCAGCGGCTGCAGCAGATGGCACAGGAGCTGAAGCTGCTGGACGATCGCTACACCCAAGCCGACAGCCAGGCAGCCCAGGCCCATCGCATGAACGATGAGCTGGAACGGCTGCAGGCTGCACTGCGCGACATAGCCCATGCCGTGGTGCAGGATGCGGAAACGAGTGCTTCCGCCGACAtgggtggttgtggtggtggtagtgccgGCGAAGGGGGGCAACACCATCTTCACCTCTCACAACCAATCGTTTCGCCCGGAGTGGCTCCTCGATCGCCCAAACGTGCGTCTGGCGGGATGGCCGGAACCGGCGGCAGTCTGCGAGCGTCGCAGGCATTTGCCGAAGGGACGATTTCGGCCGTCCAGGCAGCGCTACACAAGTACCAGCTAGCCATACACGATCTGCAGGTTAAGCTGCAGACGAACAACGACGCACTGAAGGCCACCCGGAAGCAGTACGACAGTTGCGAGCATGCACGGGACACGCTGTCTGGGAAGGTTTCGGAGCTAACGGAAAAGCTCGACTCGGCCAACCATCAGCTCTCGGAACTGTACAAGGAGCGGGACAGTCTGCAGAAGACGCTGGATGGTTTGCGCTCGGATAAGCACACGGTTGAACGGGGCAAGGCGGAACTGAACTCCATC GTCGATAGTTTAAACACCGATTATGAGAAGCTACAGAACGTCAATAGTAAACTGCAGAAGATGTACGACGCGTTAGAGGAGGAGAAAAAGATGATTGAGCTGGAGCTGCAACGTGTGCATAAAGATAAAGATATTCAGGAAATGAATTTGAG AGCGGAAGAGGAACGATGCAGTCGGCTGCGCGAGGAAACCATAACCCTTCGCGAAGAGTTGAACAAACTGTACCTTTCTCGCGATTTGCTCGAACAGCAGCGCATTGAATCGGACGGGTTGTTGAATATGCTCGAGAAGCAGAAACTTGAGTTAGAATTCGAACTAGATCGCGTAACTGGCGAACGTAATGAGCTACACAGCACCCTGGAAAAGCGTACCAACTCTAACGAACACCAGGAGCAAGAAATTCGTCAGCTCAAAACGACCGTAGCGCAACTAGACGAAGAGCGGGGCAAATTGCGTGCCCAGTCCAGTGACCAAAGTGCGGATTTGGCCTCACTCAAGAAAGAACTCATCAGTGCTGAACAGGCACGGCTTGATCTCGACTCAGAAAAGTTAGCCATCAGCGAACGGTTGAAGTGTCTCGAGATGGAAAAGGACAAAATTGAAGCGGAACTAAGCTGTGTGGCTCGCGAGCGCAATGAACTCAGCAATCAGCTTGCAACTATTTCACGCAAAAAGGAAACCATCGGCGAGGAAGTGATGCGTCTACGGCAGCGGCTAGAACAGTCGAACGAGATGAACGGCCGGCTGAACCGCTCCCTAGAGGAATTGGTGAAGGAGAGCGAAGAAAAGACGGTCACAATCGAAGGACACGAGAAGGAGCTGCAACGGCTGCAG GAACAACTTGCATCGCTGCGCAGCGAAAAGGAATCCTTGGAAGCCGTGCTTTTCGACACGAACACATCGCTCGAAGAAGCTGAAGCCAAGAAGGATGCTCTGGAGCGCGAAAATCAAGATCTGCTCATCAAACAGGAATCGCACAAAGCGCTAATCGCTCGGCTCAACAAAGACCTCGAGAACGCGGAACGCCGCGCACAGGACATTAAGATACAGCTGACAAACGCAGCCGCCAATCAGGAGGCCGAATTCCTGCAGAAGCTCTCGAATCTGCGCACCTTCAGCgaggaaaacattaaaaagctCAACGACGAGAAAGAGCAGATTCGTCAATCGCTGGAAAAACGTATGCAGCAATCGCTCCAAGCGCTAGAAAGCGCCAAGGATGCCGAGATTCGACAGCTGCGAGAGCAGTTTGAAACATTGCAGCTACACCTGGATGCGCTGAACCAGCAGCACGAGGAAGTGATTTTACGGGCCGAGAACGAAAAACAGCAAGCACTGCTGATTGCTCACCGGGACAAGCAGGCAGTAATCGAAAAGCTGGAAGTCACGGCACGCGAACTCAAGAATGAGTTGGAGAACGGTGACCGTTTGAAACGGGAGATGGCCGCGCGGCAGGAGAAAGACCGCACAACGATCGGGTGCCTGCGGGACGAAGTCACCAAGATGCGCACCAAGGCCGAAGAGGCGCGCATTCGAGCGGAAGAGGAAATGAATCGACTCGAGGTGGTGGCAGGATCACTGCGTGAAGAGAAGGAAACGCTGCTCAAGGATGCAGAGGAATTGAAGGTTCAACTGCGCCTGTCCGAGGACCGTTGTGATGCATTAAACCATCAGCTGCAAGATACACATCGCAAACTAAAGGAAG cTGAAAATAGCACAGATGCTACTAGGAAGGATCTAACGGACACGAGACGGACACTGGCAGACAGCAACATTGAAAGGGACAAGTAcgccaacagcaacaaagaACTGCGTGACCACGTGAAACGTGTTGAGGAACAGCGTCGTCAACAGGCACGCACCATTGAGGATGCTCTGGCCAAAATTTCTT CTCTTGAAGAAACGCGCAACGGACTGGAGCAGGACAAGGTGCGACTGCAGACAATACTCAAAGAAACCGAAACGAATGTCACCAAACTGAACCAGGAGCTGTCCAATGCTCAGACGGACATACAAAAGTTCCAGACGGACACGAGCCAAAAGGATGCCTCGGAGAAAGAGCTGCAGGCCCGTCTGGCAAACGAAGGCGAGGAGAAAGAACGTGTGCTGGCGGAGCTACACCAGATCAAGAAGCAGATGGCCGACCTTGAGGGTACGCTGTGCGCCACACGCCAGGAACTTGGCCGAGCGCGTTGCAAAGCGAACCAGGACGAGCATCGGTTCCATCAGCGCGAACAGGAACTGTGCGCTCGCAACGAGGAGGGCCGTGGGCGTGAGAAACGCCTCGAGGACCAGAAACACAACCTGGAGGTGTGTCTGGCCGATGCGACACAGCAAATCCAGGAGCTGAAGGCACGCCTCGGAGGCGCCGAGGGACGCGTTCGTGCACTCGACgaacagctggtacagctggAGTGTCAAAAGAAGGAGGTTGAAAACAAGCTCAGCTCGATCGGACACACGTTGCGCCGTATTGCGGGCATCCAGATGGACGGTTCCGTCAGTCTGCCGTACCGTCTGATGAGTCCGTCTCGTCGCTACAGTCCAGCGCGTGGTGGTACCGGTGGTCGTTCGGAAGGTGgtgaacatcatcatcatgaccGTCACCATCAcgggcatcatcatcatcaccacggGCATGAGACACGCAGTCTGTCCGGTGAGAACGTGCTGATCGATGTCGATCCGGAAATGGTACGCAAGGGCGTCCGCTCGCTCATGCAGCAGATTGCGCACATTGAGCGCGAGCGGGATGATTTTAAGGTGCAGCTGTGTACTGCCCGCAAGCAGCTACAGGAAGGTAGCGATGCACAACTGCGTCTCGAGACGAAGATCAACAAACTGCAGCAACACGTGCGGGCAGTGCACGAGGACAAAACCAATCTGGAGGCTCGATTGGCGCAGAAAACGAGCGCTTTACAATCGACCGAAGAGACACTTCGCCAAAAGTCGGACGAACTGACGGCTTTGCGTGAAAAAGCTACCCAGCTCGAGCAGTCGCTGACGAGCACAACCGAGGAGCGAACGCACCTGGAGGAACGGTTGGACAAATGTCGCCAGTCCGGTGCGCGGCTCGAGTCGGACAAGCGCCACCTGCAGGACGAACTGGCTCGCACGGAAGCCCGTGCCACCAAGCTGGATCTGCAACGAGTCGCTCTGGAGGGTGACATACAGCGGCTGCAGATGGCAATGCAGGAGAAGGATTGTACGGTGCGCAATCAGCAGGAACGGTTGGAAAATCAGCAGCGCTCACTGACCCAGCTGGAGGATCGCTGCGTAGCGCTCAAGAGCACGGTCGATCAGCTGAAGGAGCGGCTGCAGGCAGCAGCCATCACCGAAACGGAACTGCGCGGTGAAATCAGCGGCCTGCAGCGGCACAATGCCGACCAGAGCCACACGTTTGCGCTCGGCCAGGACAAGCTGAAGCAGCTGCAAAAGACGCTTAGCGGCAGTGAGAATGAACGAAGAGTGCTGGCCGAACGTTTGGACGCTGCCCAGCATACAATTAACGAGCTGCGCCGTAACCAGCAGGCCTCCCAGGACAGTACAACACGGTTGCAGGAGCAGCTCGCCGAGTGTGAGGTGCAGAAGTCGACGCTCGAGAGTCAGCTGCGGCTTGCGAAATGGAATCAGGAAACAAGCGAACAATTGGCAGCCACGGGAGGCAACCTCggcggtggcagtggtggtgctggtggcaaCACATCCGGTGATCAGGAGCTCACTCGCCAGTTAATAAGTTCACAGCGCGAACGTAACGAACTGCGCAATAAGGTGGAAGCACTGAACGAGAAGATCCGCACACTGGAACGCGATCAGCAGCGCCCCGCCGGCGGCAAGTACGATCGGTCGGAGAAAAAGTCGGGTGAGTACGACTCAAACCGGATCGAGTCGACGACGTACAGTTGCGGTTTGGATCATGCGCAACTCGAGCAGGAGGGTCGCGAGTTACGCATGAAGGTACGCCGCTTAGAAACACTGCTTGCCGAAAAGGAGGCAGAGTTGGCAAGATCGCGggcaaaactgctcgaatcaCCCAGCAAGGCAAGCAGTTTGGGTGGTGGTAGTGTCGGTGCGGACGTCGAGCGGTACCGAAGCGCCCAGGTACAGGCCGAACGATTGTTAGACGCGCGGGAACAATCGCACCGGCAGCAGGTCACCCGGCTAGAGAACCAGATCGCTATGTTGAGGGAACAGCTGGCACAGGAAGCGAAACGACGCCAGCAGTACATATTACGTAGTTCGCGCGCTGGTAGAGAGATGCAGCAGCTGCGACAGACCATCGGAGATTCGCTGCGCAATGTGGCGCAGGATCCACTCGACACGAGTTTGCTGGAAAGTGAGGCACGCCG ACTGGACAGCGCGGTATCGATGAGCTTGCCGCCAACTACGTCCGCTACTGgtagaggaagaggagagTACGATCGCAGTCTTAGTCCTACGTTTCGTTAG